The segment tcgttcacatctgcgtcatggtcccgttctgacgttacgtctgagctttccgtcagaactggACCCTGACGGACACAAACAATAGGTTTCTATTTGCataaccactgatttcaatggtgacggatctggtgccaatggtttccgtctgtctcaCTTGTGCAGGGCTCCgtcgttttggcggaatcaataccgtagtcgactgcgctattcattctgtcaaaacaacgaagccctgcacaactgagacaaacggaaacaattggcaccagatccgtcaccattgaaatcaatggttatgcAAAAGCAAAGTGTCTCTATCTCCCTCCCAAGTAAAAGCTACGGCCTGCCACGTATTTCGTCCGCTGTGGTGGAATTGTAGTATTACAGTCCGGTCATTCATATGAATAGCCAACCGTGTAATGGAGGACAGGCCGGGCCCACCAGAGCCATTCTCAAACCCCACTTTACGACGTTCATATGCTGTAATAGGACATATAAGACCGGGGGTTCTGATCCTTAGATAATTCCTTAGTACAGGATTTTCAGttatgtgccggactatcggacttTCTAGATGATCAGATGCCGGAGTAAAGGAATGTTCCTGTACTACTCTCAGGAGGGTACGGTGAGTCTTACCAAAGCTGCTTGGTTTTGACGTGGGTTGGGCTTCACTCGCCGCCATGTTTTCCTCACACGATGCAAAGTCGGGGGTTCCGTAATCTTCGTCCATTCCCACCAGCAGCGACATGAAATCCACCACCGTGTCGATCTTCTGGTTGTTCCTGGTGGTTTTCTTGAGCGTGCACAGGACACTGAGGCGGCCGAAGGACTTGAGCTCGGAGATGTTGGCCCGGAGGAACATGATGATGACGTTCAGGTCGTTGATGGGGCAGCCGAGCATCTTGTTGGTGAGGAGGTCGAAGGCCGGGAGCATCTCGTAGACGTTCAGGAATTGCTTGTCCCAGTGGAAGAGTTTGCTGAGATTGTAGAGGATGACGGGCAGCAGGAGAAGGTAAAGCGCCGCATGGACCGCGCTGATCACCTGGAAGACCGTCACAGATACTAATTTACACTTGACGAATTCTGATCTGGCCGGTTCCGACACGAGGAATCCCGCCGCCACCCGACAGGTAAATTCTTCTTGGTGGAAGACGTTGAGATGGAAGAAGCCGAGGTAGAAGCAggtgaggaggatgaggagcaggAGGAGCAGGTTCCTCGCGATGTAGGTGAACGCAATGTAGTGTGACCGCTGCTTGCAGCTCAGATACTTCTCCAGCAGCGGAAACTCGAAGTATCGGACGTGGCGAGCGCTGGAAACAAAAAGGTTCTGATCAGGTCTCCGTAATGACAATACATGCAAAGGATTTCATGTGAACCCCAGGGTCTGTGGTTTGTCTGAATAGATTCAGGATCTACTGCGGAGTAATTTCATTATATCTGTATAGGGGAGCACTGTTttactgatacagagctccaaatcccctgctagcCTTCACACAGTTACGTGATAACATTGTgattacctgcagccaccactagggggagctcgctacatacagatatatacagctcccatagacttacatgataACATgctgctgtctgcagccaccactagggggagatcactacatacagatatatacagctcccatagagttacatgataatattcttctgcctgcagtcaccactagggggagctcactacatacaggtatatacagctcccatagagttacatgataacatgctgctgtctgcagccaccactagagggagctcactacatacagatatatacagctcccatagagttacatgataacatttgcCGTTACATTGTATCTGAGGCGGAGTACTCACTGCACCTTTTCAGCTCCTCCCAGAACAGCTGCGGGTCGGGGCAGGTCCTGTGGGTCTTCAGTAAATGTTGCACCAGTTTAATGGATCGATTGTAGGATTTGTCGAGCTCGTCGATGATAAAGAGGAGATCTGGGTATAACGCAGACTTCGAAATGTATTTCCACAACGCGACCGGAATATACATCACCACGGCGACAACCATCAACGTGAACGGGAACACCTGGTGAAATTAGAGAATGGAACTGAACGCCATGTATTCAACCTTGTGCCCACCGCACCCTGCAGGCTCCAGCCCTGGCACTACCCGCTTGTCCCgcagcggccagatgttacatagtagcgagcaggagtcccagtcccACAGGGTTTAGGGTCTAGAGGTTACGTTTTATCCCTATTGACGGCCATTCATCCCTCCAACTGATACACGTTTTCCATCTCCCCAAACTTCCGCAGAGTCGTAACGTAAAACTCCTGGGTCCTAATGCAGAATCTGTACCAGGTCCCCCACCCACCACGCGCCATTTATAATACGGAATCTGGGTGCggctgctacctctgcactccaTATAGCTACGCCGATGATTGGCGCATATGGGTATGGTCACAATATGATATGATGTAGAGGAGGTCCACACCCCAGGGACCTGCTGTAacatgtaaggccctgttcacacagaagaTTTTGCGTGGCGGGTCTGGCGGCAAAATCCGGCGCGGAATTATTTTAGccgtcggcaggaagattcctcctcccattgacttcaatgggaggagcGGACGAAATCCGCCAAAGATCAAGCAGGAAAAAATCATTGTAATGACTGAGAGGCGGAATTTGGCGGACAAAACTTCCGCTGTGTGAACGGAGTCTAAAGGGGTTCCCTTTCCATGTTCCCTTTCCATATTATTAATAGATCCTATAGGGGAAGGGAGGGGGTCAGCTCTATTATCCAGCGTGGAGAGCGGCCGGTGCGCCACCTTGTAAAACATGGCGTGATGTATTTGGATGGGTGGGGTTGTAGTTCTACATGGGACAACTCCTGACGTAGTGATCACTGGTGATTGGAGCCGGGTTCTAGCGGGTGATGACACCTATAGACATCCCTCCCCCATTCATGGACTCTTACCTTATGGATCCACAGGGCGGTGACCGCCAGTTTCCCGTCGGCGGTGAAGTCGTGGTGCGTCAGCGACTGCCAGCAGTGTTTGTCCACGAACTGCACTTGTTTCTCAGTGTAATTACTCGGAGGGAAGCAGATAATTTGTGACCCTGAAATAGAGGGAGGATCATGTGATAATACCGAGGCCCGGTGACAACTTTATTCCCGCGACAGACGCAGACATGGGACACACAAGCTGCATTTTAAGGCCTGACCTACACTGGAAGATGAGGGGAGAGGCATACGCCATTTAGGGTCTGTTATTAGGCTGGGTAGCTCTTATTAATGGCCGTCACAATGTCGTCATGTTCTTCCATCCTGTCCATCCATTTTACTGGCAAGATGCCCTCTAGTGGTGATTATTACCTGAAGTTTATCTCTAAAGGAAAACATTGTGAAGAGGATTCTAAAGTAAATACGAAATCTTCTAAATATCTGAGCCTGAATTTTGTGAAGCCTGTAATAATTATTATACTTATTGATAAtcttatatatattcttttacatggTGATGGGCGCTATCACAACCATGTCAGTGCCCATAGgaattatcacccagctttctgcACACCTAAAATCTATGTGGTTATTCCGTTTCATTTTTCTCCTACTCTGccagtgtcagtcttcactgcagtaCTGGCATTCTATTCACCGACCGGGAGCACAAAATGAACAGTCCTGGTGAGACAGATGAGTGGAATTAAGGGAGAACACAGAACTGAAGTGATAATAAATAAGATGAATAGAGGATATAAAGCAAACCCTGTGGATATCATCAGTAACGAAGCTGCAGCTGTGAGGGGGAGGGGGATCTTACAGCAGAAATTACAACCCATTTGCACACGCACTGTCCTTACCTGTAGAAAGTTCCCGGGCAAAAGACAATGAGACCAGTAGCAGGGGGAGACCAACAGAGACCAACTTAATGATACGATCCAGGGGTAACTCCAGGCGGAGGCCTTTCTTATTTGGGGGGACATCCGGCAGTAAAGCATCTGAGAGCATGTACTCCGCCGCCCTGTTTGCTATTGACATGATGTCggctaaaatctgcaaaaatgaaGAAGAGATCCCCAAAATATTCACTCCGTCCCCCACGAATATCCCAGGGACCCGGCTCAGACTGACGGCGGCCGCTGACGTGCCAGGAGTTTAAATACTGACGAGAAGTTTTCCaaaaataaatccttttattCATTAAAATACAAGATGAGCAAAAATAACCCAGAAATGTTCCCGGTTACTGACAGCTTATAATTTACTGACCACGAGGCTGTAAAGCTGCAGCAAATGTGAGGCCCCGGCCGGCGACAATTACAGGGGCGAGATCCCCGCACCCTTCTATATAGAGATNNNNNNNNNNNNNNNNNNNNNNNNNNNNNNNNNNNNNNNNNNNNNNNNNNNNNNNNNNNNNNNNNNNNNNNNNNNNNNNNNNNNNNNNNNNNNNNNNNNNNNNNNNNNNNNNNNNNNNNNNNNNNNNNNNNNNNNNNNNNNNNNNNNNNNNNNNNNNNNNNNNNNNNNNNNNNNNNNNNNNNNNNNNNNNNNNNNNNNNNctgtgtaacatgtaacttgtcctgtgcaggtgatatcagagaagggtcctgtgtaacatgtaacttgtcctgtgcaggtgatatcagagaaggatcctgtgtaacatgtaactcggcctgtgcaggtgatatcagaggagggtcctgtgtaacatgtaacttgtgctgtgcaggtgatatcagagaagggtcctgtgtaacatgtaacttgtgctgtgcaggtgatatcagagaagggtcctgtgtaacatgtaacttgtcctgtgcaggtgatatcagagaagggtcctgtgtaacatgtaacttgtgctgtgcaggtgatatcagagaagggtcctatgtaacatgtaacttgtgttgtgcaggtgatatcagagaaggggtcctgtgtaacatgtaacgtgtgctgtgcaggtgatatcagaggaggggtcctgtgtaacatgtaacttgtgctgtgcaggtgatatcagagaagggtcctgtgtaacatgtaacttgtcctgtgcaggtgatatcagaggaggggtcctgtgtaacatgtaacttgtgctgtgcaggtgatatcagagaagggtcctgtgtaacatgtagcttgtgctgtgcgggtgatatcagagaagggtcctgtgtaacatgtaacttgtcctgtgcaggtgatatcagagaagggtcctgtgtaacatgtaacttgtgctgtgcaggtgatatcagagaagggtcctatgtaacatgtaacttgtgctgtgcaggtgatatcagagaagggtcctgtgtaacatgtaacttgtcctgtgcaggtgatatcagagaagggtcctgtgtaacatgtaacttgtgctgtgcaggtgatatcagagaagggtcctgtgtaacatgtaacttgtcctgtgcaggtgatatcagaggagggtcctgtgtaacatgtaacttgtgctgtgcaggtgatatcagagaagggtcctgtgtaacatgtaacttgtgctgtgcaggtgatatcagagaaggatcctgtgtaacatgtaactcggcctgtgcaggtgatatcagagaagggtcctgtgtaacatgtaacttgtgctgtgcaggtgatatcagaggagggtcctgtgtaacatgtaacttgtcctgtgcaggtgatatcagagaagggtcctgtgtaacatgtaacttgtcctgtgcaggtgatatcagaggagggtcctgtgtaacatgtaacttgtgctgtgcaggtgatatcagaggagggtcctgtgtaacatgtaacttgtcctgtgctggtgatatcagagaagggtcctgtgtaacatgtaacttgtcctgtgcaggtgatatcagaggaggggtcctgtgtaacatgtaacttgtgctgtgcaggtgatatcagagaagggtcctgtgtaacatgtaacttgtgctgtgcaggtgatatcagaggagggtcctgtgtaacatgtaacttgtgctgtgcaggtgatatcagaggaggggtcctgtgtaacatgtaacttgtcctgtgcaggtgatatcagaggagggtcctgtgtaacatgtaacttgtgctgtgcaggtgatatcagagaagggtcctgtgtaacatgtaacttgtgctgtgcaggtgatatcagaggagggtcctgtgtaacatgtaacttgtgctgtgcaggtgatatcagagaagggtcctgtgtaacatgtaacttgtcctgtgcaggtgatatcagagaagggtcctgtgtaacatgtaacttgtgctgtgcaggtgatatcggagaagggtcctgtgtaacatgtaacttgtcctgtgcaggtgatatcagagaagggtcctgtgtaacatgtaacttgtgctgtgcaggtgatatcagaggagggtcctgtgtaacatgtaacttgtcctgtgcaggtggtaTCAGAGAAggctcctgtgtaacatgtaacttgtcctgtgcaggtgatatcagagaagggtcctgtgtaacatgtaacttgtgctgtgcaggtgatatcagagaagggtcctgtgtaacttgtcctgtgcaggtgatatcagagaagggtcctatgtaacatgtaacttgtcctgtgcaggtgatatcagagaagggtcctgtgtaacatgtaacttgtgctgtgcaggtgatatcagaggagggtcctgtgtaacatgtaacttgtgctgtgcaggtgatatcagagaagggtcctgtgtaacatgtaacttgtgctgtgcaggtgatatcagagaagggtcctgtgtaacatgtaacttgtgctgtgcaggtgatatcagagaagggtcctgtgtaacatgtaacttgtcctgtgcaggtgatatcagaggagggtcctgtgtaacatgtaacttgtcctgtgcaggtgatatcagagaagggtcctgtgtaacatgtaacttgtgctgtgcaggtgatatcagaggagggtcctatgtaacatgtaacttgtcctgtgcaggtgatatcagagaagggtcctgtgtaacatgtaacttgtcctgtgcaggtgatatcagaggagggtcctatgtaacatgtaacttgtgttgtgcaggtgatatcagagaaggggtcctatgtaacatgtaacttgtgctgtgcaggtgatatcagaggaggggtcctgtgtaacatgtaacttgtgctgtgcaggtgatatcagagaagggtcctgtgtaacatgtaacttgtcctgtgcaggtgatatcagagaagggtcctgtgtaacatgtaacttgtgctgtgcaggtgatatcagaggaggggtcctgtgtaacatgtaacttgtgctgtgcaggtgatatcagagaagggtcctgtgtaacatgtaacttgtgctgtgcaggtgatatcagagaagggtcctgtgtaacatgtaacttgtgctgtgcaggtgatatcagaggaggggtcctgtgtaacatgtaacttgtgctgtgcaggtgatatcagaggagggtcctgtgtaacatgtaatttgtcctgtgcaggtgatatcagaggagggtcctgtgtaacatgtaacttgtgctgtgcaggtgatatcagagaagggtcctgtgtaacatgtaatttgtgctgtgcaggtgatatcagagaagggtcctgtgtaacatgtaacttgtgctgtgcaggtgatatcagaggaggggtcctgtgtaacatgtaacttgtgctgtgcaggtgatatcagaggagggtcctgtgtaacatgtaatttgtcctgtgcaggtgatatcagagaagggtcctgtgtaacatgtaacttgtgctgtgcaggtgatatcagagaagggtcctgtgtaacatgtaacttgtgctgtgcaggtgatatcagagaagggtcctgtgtaacatgtaacttgtgctgtgcaggtgatatcagagaagggtcctgtgtaacatgtaacttgtcctgtgcaggtgatatcagagaagggtcctgtgtaacatgtaacttgtcctgtgcaggtgatatcagaggagggtcctgtgtaacatgtaacttgtcctgtgcaggtgatatcagaggagggtcctgtgtaacatgtaacttgtgttgtgcaggtgatatcagaggagggtcctgtgtaacatgtaacttgtgctgtgcaggtgatatcagaggagggtcctgtgtaacatgtaacttgtgctgtgcaggtgatatcagagaaggggtcctgtgtaacatgtaacttgtgctgtgcaggtgatatcagagaaggggtcctgtgtaacatgtaacttgtgctgtgcaggtgatatcagagaagggtcctgtgtaacatgtaacttgtgctgtgcaggtgatatcagaggagggtcctgtgtaacatgtaacttgtgctgtgcaggtgatatcagagaagggtcctgtgtaacatgtaacttgtgctgtgcaggtgatatcagaggagggtcctgtgtaacatgtaacttgtgctgtgcaggtgatatcagaggagggtcctgtgtaacatgtaacttgtcctgtgcaggtgatatcagaggagggtcctgtgtaacatgtaacttgtcctgtgcaggtgatatcagaggagggtcctgtgtaacatgtaacttgtgctgtgcaggtgatatcagaggagggtcctgtgtaacatgtaacttgtgctgtgcaggtgatatcagaggagggtcctgtgtaacatgtaacttgtgctgtgcaggtgatatcagagaagggtcctgtgtaacatgtaacttgtcctgtgcaggtgatatcagagaagggtcctgtgtaacatgtaacttgtcctgtgcaggtgatatcagaggagggtcctgtgtaacatgtaacttgtgctgtgcaggtgatatcagagaagggtcctgtgtaacatgtaacttgtcctgtacaggtgatatcagaggagggtcctgtgtaacatgtaacttgtcctgtgcaggtgatatcagaggagggtcctgtgtaacatgtaacttgtcctgtgcaggtgatatcagaggagggtcctgtgtaacatgtaacttgtgctgtgcaggtgatatcagagaagggtcctgtgtaacatgtaacttgtcctgtgcaggtgatatcagaggagggtcctatgtaacatgtaacttgtgctgtgcaggtgatatcagaggagggtcctgtgtaacatgtaacttgtcctgtgcaggtgatatcagagaagggtcctgtgtaacatgtaacttgtgctgtgcaggtgatatcagagaagggtcctgtgtaacatgtaacttgtgctgtgcaggtgatatcagagaagggtcctgtgtaa is part of the Rhinoderma darwinii isolate aRhiDar2 chromosome 10, aRhiDar2.hap1, whole genome shotgun sequence genome and harbors:
- the PANX3 gene encoding pannexin-3, translated to MSIANRAAEYMLSDALLPDVPPNKKGLRLELPLDRIIKLVSVGLPLLLVSLSFARELSTGSQIICFPPSNYTEKQVQFVDKHCWQSLTHHDFTADGKLAVTALWIHKVFPFTLMVVAVVMYIPVALWKYISKSALYPDLLFIIDELDKSYNRSIKLVQHLLKTHRTCPDPQLFWEELKSARHVRYFEFPLLEKYLSCKQRSHYIAFTYIARNLLLLLLILLTCFYLGFFHLNVFHQEEFTCRVAAGFLVSEPARSEFVKCKLVSVTVFQVISAVHAALYLLLLPVILYNLSKLFHWDKQFLNVYEMLPAFDLLTNKMLGCPINDLNVIIMFLRANISELKSFGRLSVLCTLKKTTRNNQKIDTVVDFMSLLVGMDEDYGTPDFASCEENMAASEAQPTSKPSSFEMVKNEARK